The Benincasa hispida cultivar B227 chromosome 11, ASM972705v1, whole genome shotgun sequence genome has a segment encoding these proteins:
- the LOC120089722 gene encoding NAD(P)H dehydrogenase (quinone) FQR1: protein MATKVYIVYYSMYGHVEKLAEEIKKGAQSVEGVEAKLWQVPETLPEEVLGKMSAPPKSDVPIITPNELSEADGFVFGFPTRFGMMAAQFKAFLDATGGLWRTQQLAGKPAGIFFSTGSQGGGQETTALTAITQLTHHGMIFVPIGYTFGAGMFEMEHVKGGSPYGAGTFAGDGSRKPTTLELEQAFHQGKYLATITKKLKGSA from the exons ATGGCTACCAAAGTGTATATTGT TTACTATTCCATGTACGGACATGTTGAGAAACTTGCAGAAGAGATTAAGAAGGGGGCTCAATCTGTAGAAGGCGTTGAAGCAAAGTTGTGGCAG GTTCCCGAAACATTACCCGAGGAAGTCCTTGGCAAAATGAGTGCACCACCAAAGAGTGATGTACCAATAATCACCCCAAACGAACTCTCTGAGGCCGATGGGTTTGTTTTTGGCTTCCCGACTAGATTTGGTATGATGGCTGCTCAATTCAAAGCATTTCTGGACGCAACTGGAGGTCTTTGGAGAACCCAACAACTTGCAGGCAAGCCTGCTGGTATCTTTTTCAGCACCGGATCTCAGGGAGGTGGGCAAGAAACTACCGC GCTGACTGCCATCACTCAACTAACACACCACGGAATGATATTCGTACCCATTGGTTACACTTTCGGCGCTGGCATGTTTGAGATGGAGCATGTTAAAGGTGGAAGTCCTTACGGAGCTGGAACTTTCGCAGGCGATGGCTCAAGGAAACCAACCACTCTTGAGTTGGAGCAAGCCTTCCACCAAGGAAAGTACCTCGCTACCATCACAAAGAAGCTCAAGGGATCAGCCTAA